A window of Dickeya zeae NCPPB 2538 contains these coding sequences:
- the atpA gene encoding F0F1 ATP synthase subunit alpha encodes MQLNSTEISELIKQRIAQFNVVSEAHNEGTIVSVSDGIIRVHGLADVMQGEMISLPGNRYAIALNLERDSVGAVVMGPYADLAEGMKVKCTGRILEVPVGRGLLGRVVNTLGAPIDGKGPLEHDGFSAVETIAPGVIDRQSVDQPVQTGYKSVDAMIPIGRGQRELVIGDRQTGKTALAIDAIINQRDSGIKCIYVAIGQKASTIANVVRKLEEHGALANTIVVVATASESAALQYLAPYAGCAMGEYFRDRGEDALIIYDDLSKQAVAYRQISLLLRRPPGREAYPGDVFYLHSRLLERAARVNAEYVEAFTKGEVKGQTGSLTALPIIETQAGDVSAFVPTNVISITDGQIFLESNLFNSGIRPAVNPGISVSRVGGAAQTKIMKKLSGGIRTALAQYRELAAFSQFASDLDDATRKQLSHGQKVTELLKQKQYAPMSVAQQSLVLFAAERGYLEDVELAKVGSFEAALLAYASREHGELLQQIDQTGAYNDEIEGKFKGILDTFKATQSW; translated from the coding sequence GTTGTGAGCGAAGCTCATAACGAAGGTACGATTGTTTCCGTTAGTGACGGGATCATTCGCGTACACGGTCTGGCCGATGTAATGCAGGGTGAAATGATTTCCCTGCCGGGCAACCGTTACGCGATCGCACTGAACCTGGAGCGCGACTCCGTTGGTGCGGTAGTTATGGGTCCGTACGCGGATCTGGCTGAAGGCATGAAGGTTAAATGCACCGGCCGTATTCTGGAAGTGCCGGTTGGCCGTGGCCTGTTAGGCCGTGTGGTCAACACGCTGGGTGCACCCATCGACGGTAAAGGCCCGCTGGAACATGATGGCTTCTCTGCTGTAGAGACTATTGCACCGGGTGTTATCGATCGTCAGTCCGTTGATCAGCCGGTTCAGACCGGTTACAAGTCCGTGGACGCCATGATTCCAATCGGTCGTGGTCAGCGTGAGCTTGTCATCGGTGACCGTCAGACCGGTAAAACCGCGCTGGCGATTGATGCCATCATCAACCAGCGTGATTCCGGCATCAAATGTATTTATGTCGCTATCGGCCAGAAAGCGTCCACCATTGCTAACGTGGTGCGTAAACTGGAAGAGCACGGCGCATTGGCCAACACTATCGTTGTGGTGGCAACTGCGTCTGAATCCGCTGCGTTGCAATACCTGGCACCGTATGCCGGTTGCGCCATGGGCGAATACTTCCGTGACCGCGGTGAAGATGCGCTGATTATTTATGATGACCTGTCTAAACAGGCTGTCGCTTATCGTCAGATTTCCCTGCTGCTTCGTCGTCCGCCAGGTCGTGAAGCTTATCCAGGTGACGTATTCTACCTGCACTCCCGTCTGCTGGAGCGTGCTGCGCGTGTTAACGCCGAGTACGTGGAAGCCTTCACTAAAGGTGAAGTGAAAGGACAAACCGGTTCTTTGACTGCTCTGCCGATCATCGAAACGCAGGCTGGCGACGTGTCCGCGTTCGTTCCGACCAACGTTATCTCGATTACCGATGGTCAGATCTTCCTGGAATCCAACCTGTTCAACTCCGGTATTCGTCCGGCGGTTAACCCAGGGATTTCCGTATCCCGTGTGGGTGGCGCTGCACAGACCAAGATCATGAAGAAACTGTCCGGTGGTATTCGTACCGCGCTGGCACAGTACCGCGAACTGGCTGCGTTCTCCCAGTTTGCCTCCGATCTGGACGATGCAACCCGTAAACAGCTGAGCCACGGTCAGAAAGTGACCGAGCTGCTGAAACAGAAACAGTATGCGCCGATGTCTGTTGCGCAGCAGTCTCTGGTGCTGTTCGCGGCGGAACGCGGTTATCTGGAAGACGTTGAACTGGCGAAAGTTGGCAGCTTCGAAGCCGCACTGTTGGCTTACGCCAGCCGTGAGCACGGCGAGCTTCTGCAGCAGATCGACCAGACTGGTGCTTATAACGATGAGATCGAGGGTAAATTCAAAGGCATCCTCGATACCTTTAAGGCAACCCAGTCCTGGTAA